CATTTgcatataaacagcatgcatgagtGAGAAGGGTGCACTCTGCCATGCTGTTTTCTGATATGATCCATTCCTACGATTTCCTTCATGTAAATGTGAACTTGAGCATCACCAATAATATATCAATCTTCCATTTAACAGCAAATAGTTGAATACAAAGTCAACCACAGAAAAGGAAAAAGTTCCTTGATTCTAAGCTCTTATCTTTCTATTCCAAACTTCGCAGCATCAAATGAATTATTAGTAGGGAAGACAATTGGTTCAACGGTTACATCAGTGCCAACATTAAGCAATCCATCTACTGTAACATGAAGTCGAACCTTTACATTTAATGATATTCTAGAGAAAAGTGATGCTTACTTCAATTGATACCTACGATTTCGTTTCCCGCCACTGTCCCTGGTATTTGGAATTCATAAAAAGGCAACAACAACTCAATAATCCTCAATACAAAAGCCATTCAACAATTTAACTAGCATGTTCCACATATCATTACTCGTAAAGGATacccaaccccaaccccaacaTCATGATCCCACCGGCATACCACCGAATTGCACCAGTGACCAGCTTTCACCCATGTCCTCGCTAATAATCTTCAGGACTTAGATACTCTGCCATAGTCGACAACTCACCATAACAATATCAGCCACTGAAACCACAGCAGCTGCATGTGAGCAACCCATATGCAAATACTTAATAAGCTTTTTCCAGAACAGGAAAAGAAAACAACTAACAAAAGTGCTGCCAACACCATCACACAGCGGCCATGTGCTACTTCTCGTCTACTACAAACCAACTAAGCCATCTATAAATCATTACCAATGAAACCCATCTATACTCCCCAGGGTGTAGTTCTCGTAACTTCAACAGACCACTGCTATTGCGGCCATCATGTCCCTCAAAAAGGAAAGAAATGGCAAAATCTAGTTGCATCAGAGTAACAACCACTTTGATTAAAATATGAAGAGAGAGTATTTGAAAAGGTGAAAAAGGTGAAGTTACCTTTTGAAGAAAACATATAAAGTGTTGTCTCtcaatagaaattcttacctatTTTGGGTGTAGCACCATAGAGGTAATTAAACTGGAGAAGAGGTAGCCTAGTGTAATGGACCCACCACCTCCAAATCACCAAGGGGACAAAGTGGGAAAGGACCACGGTTGACTCCTAAGAGAGGAAGGGTCTGGATGGATGGTGTTACCATATCAAAAAGAAAATTAAGTAAACTGGACTAGTTGAGGAATTCTAATGGAAACTACGTAATTACATTTCAAGATAATTCAGATTGAGACTGGGAATATGTAAGTGGTAGAAATGAATTTGCAACTTGCAGGATAAATATGAGTAAGAGTTCAGGAAAGAACTTTAAGTGcccaaacgaaaaaaaaaaaaaaaaattaaataaggtAACTTAATATGATAGCACAACTACAACCactgggaactacaacaacagctaccactaCACCTCAAAGTTCCAAACAAGTTGGGGATGGCTAGATAAACCCTCACTAAAAATCATGATTCTTCACTTAACCACATCTCAAGCGACCACAGGAACTACAATGTGGAGGAAATACTTCTTAAAGCCTACTACATGTTAAAGCCAAGTCTTAAAAGTAGACTTTTACCTACTAAATACTGATATGACAACGGTATACAAGGCCAAAAACAACTAGAATATTCAACAGACCACTAATATACACTTTATGCattaaatcttttttttaaaGCAGAATGTACAAAACAACGGCAAGACTATAAAAAGGAAGGTGAAAAAGAGTGAACGACTCGGGCACTCTTGGGGCACGTATCTTTGGAATGAAGCCACAATTTACAAAAAATAGAATTCTTCAAATACATGATTGTAGTATGACATCAGATTACATTTATTACAACTTTTAGCATCCAGCAAACAATAACATCATTGTTAATCCAATAACTCATACAAGAAGAATAAATCATTTTTAACCCAAAGAAATAATAATCAAGATACCATCTTTAAAAAAAGAGTAAATCAAGAAGGGATGATAAAAAAAGATGGTAAATCAAGAAGGGCAGATAAACAGAAGTAGTAGAAGATAAGTCATACAAACTTGAGAAGAAGAAAAGGACGACGACAAAAAGAACCCTTGACTAAGCAATCGTAGAAGGAGTCTTAGTACTCAGCTAACAAATGGCCCTATTTTTCCTTTCttcataaaaaattaaaaaataaaaaataaagaataaTCTATTGAAGTTACACTCAACTAATCAAATCCGTCTTGCTTGGATCACATTGCACCGTATCATAAGAAACGTACGTTTCCTAGAAGCACATCGCTTGGCCCGTGAAACTTATCCCATCGCACCGCTTCATTGCTTTAAAAGTAACAAAACAATAATTTCTAATAGCACTGATTAAGCCATAAAAGTTACTACATAAACATTTACTCCCCCAACTTTAAGATGAGAGACGATTTATCTTCGTAGACTTTCGATAGGGACAAAACACCCCATTGTTCACGCATTTTTTGGATTGGTCGAGAATATTCTAATGAGGGTTGAATAAAAGGACAAAAGTCCTCATAATGAAGGGGAATttatatttgatgaaacaaaagAAAATTGACTTGACAAACCACAACATCTATAAGATGAATAAAAGAGAAACAAAAAGCTGGTCGTCTAGTGGGAAATGTATTTCATGGAACTAAGaccaaaaagagaaaaatattaCTGTAAAATCAATTCTTTGTTTTTTCCCCACAATGTCCATTTTGTAATATAAATCAACTTGCTTCAATCTGTATGCAAAACAGAGAAATAGAGAGAAAGGTTGGCAATTGCTGTTCCTTTATTTCGCAACTCGATAGTCTGCTCCAATTACTTAAAGACGTTGCATTTGTGATTCTAAATGAAAGAGGGCCAAGGTTTTTCAATCTTTCTTTCTGTGTGCAACGACACAGAGGAGAAAAGCGAATGCAACTAGATGGTGTGTTTTAGTTTTGTTGGAAAATCCAATGCAAACATCGTGTTTATTTTCTCTCCCAGCTAATAATGATAAATAGAGATCATCTATAGAAGAGTTCAACTTTAAAATCAATTTACAAAAAACTAGGTGGATTTGTATTGCCATAAATAACCTATTCTGTCCATTAAATATCAGCTTTAATCATTTTACTTAATGACTCATTAAAATATCCCAAAACTTGACAGAAAATGCATAGCGTGGAAGTGAACTATACCTACCCATAGTTTATGAGTATCTTGTACCTCTCTCAAAATTTTCAGGGGGTGAAGTGAAGCTAACCTGAAATAAATGCAAGATCCTAATGTACAAAATTAAGATATGAACTAGGCTTATTTTTATAAAGCTATCGTCGTAGCTAAGAATAGACATATACGACAATTGAACTTCTCTAATTGGCATAATATAAGCTTTAaagagaacaacaacaacaacaacaacaacaacccagtgaaatcccacaacgtggggtctggggagggtagagtgtacgcagaccttactcctaccaaggtaggatggctgtttccgagagaccctcgactcaataaaaacataaaaagaggtcagatacggctaagagattcaaagcgatataaGCTTTAAAGAGAAACGAAACTAAAAGAACTCATTAATCAATGGCTCTAATTATGGTAAGAAGTAAGTTATCATCATATTATGGAGAAAATACATACCCCAGAAACCTTGACATACTGGCCATTTTTTGCTGTTCTTAGTTCAGAATCTGGATAACGGGTAATAAAACCAGTTACAGCACTTCCACCCCAGCAAGAGTTCCATACGAACAATGCAGCAACAATGCCAAATAGAACCACAACAACGATCAGCAGAATAGCATTGTGCACGGCTCCAAGAATAAATCCCCCGGCAAGAAAGCCCATCACAAATAACAAAATCATTGCCCACAGGATAGGTTTGGGGAAGCTCCTCTTGAAGGAATACACGTCATTTTGACTGAGAGTGGTCACAGCCTGGCTGTTAACAACAGGAGGGCCATGAAACTTGGCTGACCCCATTGAGTCCAATGGACCTGACACCTTTCTTGGGGCCCCAGAGGAATTCAGAGGCCCAGAAGAGATAGGACCAGAAGTAATAAGACCCGTTGCAGGGAGAACTGGTGCTTGAGGACCTGAGTGCTGGCGGCCAGTTGGTGTCACTCCTCCAGATTGAGGACCAGATGACTTTTTTATTGGCTCACCATGCTTGCTAAGGGGCCCAGAATTTGATTTCTTTGTAGAAACTGCACCAGGCACCCCTGAGGATGATATGGGTCCTGAGGTTGAGTAGCTAGTCCTAGCAGCAGCACCAGAATTGATAGGTCCTGAATGCGATGAGGCACCTGTATATAATCCAGTCCTCGAAGGTCCACTTGTTATGGGTCCAGACTTCCTCGACTTGGAGACATCCACGGGGATATCAAACATTTTCCCAAGCTCTCCTGACTTCTTAATGTCACCGCCAGTATAAGGCATGGGCGCGGAAGTCATTGTTGGTGTTCTTTCTTTTGGCTGCTCCGGCCGGCCTGACACGTAAAGGCCATTGCTGAGCTGGTGAGATGGGAATCTAGAACCCATCAAAGCCTTTTCCCAACTGTACAAGTCTGGCACAGGCACACTAAATTCAATGAGTTTAAATTTCCCTTCTGCATTTAGTACTCAGATTAAATACGCTCAACATCTTCTAAATTCACAGTAACTTCACACAAAAATTCGTGGAAACAAAATTAAGATGCTAAGCAGCACAAAAGCGTGTAATAGTTACAACGTGATGATAAGGGGCCGTTGATAAACAAATATGGTCATAGCTTTGCCATCCACATTGCAGGAAAAAGGACATCACAATTTGACAAAAATATAAAGAGATTTCCACAAGTAGGAAAAATAAGCAGGGAGTTGAAATGTAAGGATCAGGATATAACacctaaaattttcttttttgtgTGTGTCCTTATCTTTTTCCTTTTCCAGAAAAAGGTACACAGAATGCAAAATGGGAAGAAACTGCACAATTTGCAGGTAAAGTGGCTCTACAGTTACCACACCAAGCATCAATCACATGGGATATTGTAGCCTCTAAGGGAATATTGACAAAGATACTTGCATTAGACGACAAAATAATGCAAGATTGCTCTCCATAGTTGGACCTGAAAAAGGAAAAGGGGACAGGACAGGTAGAAGCAAAATAGAAAGCTAATTCAGCATGACATATGGATATGGAGTGAGGAACAGAGATAAGTTAGAgatggaaagagagagagaaaaggttAGTGATTTGGGTAGAGCAAGAAAAGAAGCAAAAAGTTAAGGATGGGAGAAAAGAAAGAGCGTGAGTGTGTGTAGGTAGGAGGTTACATACATGGATACCCTGAGAAAGAAAGAGAGTTGCAGAGTGGCAGGGCGTACTAGTAGCTGCTAAACGATCCCATCACTTTCTTTCTTTGCTCTCAGCCGCAACCCTTTTGTCTCCTCTCGTCGGCAGTGGCGCACACAAAAATCAAAATCACACCTTCCTTCTCTCTTTTACCTCAATACACAATACTAGTAGGAGTAGGAGTAGGAGTAGTAAATTTAATCATTTCATTTGAGAAACACATACTTATGGTACACCTAAAGTAAGTGCGAGTGCGTAACACCGACGGGATTACTGACACCTACTATCAGCAACATTGACCCTAACCTTCTTCCCCATTTCAACTTTTACCccttttttatgtataaaattcaaACATATAAGCTTTAATTACAAAAGTAAATTCACTAATAGACTGGGCAAGACAATTTGTTGATCCGTGTTTCTATGTATGAGCAATCAATTTATTGAGGCGAATCATCAAACCCAAATACAACACTAACTCCAACTACTTTAAGTTTAACAAGCATTAATGTAATAATCTAGTAGCTTCAGttgatttaaaaaataaaaaataaaacaagttTAACAAGCATTAATGtaaatttatatttaaaataaattcaaatgaCACAAAGCATAGAAAATATGATAAACATCACTAACATTTGTTCTAGCGACAAcgttattttgattttttttacatGATGTAGAAGACAAATATACATCATGAAtttaataataaaattaataaataaaattatgTATTGCCATTTAAATTTGAGTGTGATTAACGTGACCCGTGAATGATTGCAAAGGACCAGAAACTTTAAGTCCAGAGGTGTCAGTAAAAACCAGCATTAGAATATTCCTTGTCGTATAAAAAAAAATTCGTGAGCTAAAAGTTTGTCTTAGCATCTTAATGGTGACGTTCGCAAACTAGCCGTGACTGAATtaccaaaaataaaatacattaaaaagaaaatgaaagagagAAAACTATGAACAAACGGACAAATACAACTAATCAACAACCAAGCAAAAATATATATTTCAGAAACACAAACACAAATACACAATATATTAGTTTGAGGTTCAATTGGAATGTGACATTCCAAATTAGGTAATTTAACTATCAAAACAGATGAGTAAAACACTAATTATTTTGACATGATATTAAATAGCCCAAATTTAATTTCACTTAAATATCTCATCAGGTTCGATGTACATCAACATACTCACAATATAGTATTCAACATTTTTTCAATTCGTTTGAAGAATATATTGagtaaatttaaaaatatgatcAGTTTACTAGacacatgaaaaatattgaaaTTCAATTATAATCATTTGGTTATGTTTCCACGCAAAGTGTGTGTAATCATCATCATTCCTATTTCTTTCTTGTTTTTGCTCAAATAGAAGAAGTTGAAATCCTTTTAAGATATTTGCCTCATTTTAACTTCTACTCCCTAAATAAAAGGAACTATCTTGCTGTGTCCCTCCATGCTCACTTAGCATACGCGAACATTTGGGGTGGTAAAATAAGTTCAAATAAATTTAATCCTATTTGGTTGgacatatttttatttttattttggtgGGTTAATTGAGCACAACCCAAGCTAACTCCTTTGAGATTTGGGCTGAACATATAGTCTAAATTGATCCATTTGAAAAATTGGCAAgaaacattttaaaaaatatatttgtgCAGTGTATTAAATATAGTTATAATAAGAAGAATAAAAGTATAAGTTTGAAattaaacaacttataagtaaacaaataaagtaatcaaAACTTTTTAAAAGTTGGCAGGTTGAATTATGACCCATTGCTTAGTCCATTTTGACCCAACTCATTTCTGGCTAATTAAACTTTGAACATAAGTTTTTGCGGGAATTATCCTTCAAACGCACTGATCTTTAATATTTGGCCCCATATTtgaggtctttaatttttatccctgtTGTTCATTTAATGAAAACATTCAGCCCCGCTTCACTCAGCGTAAGCTTTGTAAATTTATCTTTGGAAACCGAAATTTTGCTTCTCTCAGCATAAGTTCTGTAGGAATTAAGATATACGGCATAAATTGTGTAGTGTTCTCAGAATTTGTTGTAGCGTTCAAGAATTGGAATTATGTGGGGCATATGTTCTTTATCATTTTTTTGTGCCTTATTCATTTGCATTCCGGTTTTTGTGGAGTTTGATGTACTTTTTAGACATTTTTATGTTGAGTTCCCAAAGATTTGTCGTGTCTGTCATAACTTATGAGAACAGAATATAAACTTATGCTGAGCAAAATCTACACTTGCGTAGGGAAAAAAAtgatgaaggacaaaaattaaaaatcacaaATTAAAGACCCCCCT
The nucleotide sequence above comes from Lycium barbarum isolate Lr01 chromosome 3, ASM1917538v2, whole genome shotgun sequence. Encoded proteins:
- the LOC132633592 gene encoding uncharacterized membrane protein At1g16860 isoform X1, which encodes MGSRFPSHQLSNGLYVSGRPEQPKERTPTMTSAPMPYTGGDIKKSGELGKMFDIPVDVSKSRKSGPITSGPSRTGLYTGASSHSGPINSGAAARTSYSTSGPISSSGVPGAVSTKKSNSGPLSKHGEPIKKSSGPQSGGVTPTGRQHSGPQAPVLPATGLITSGPISSGPLNSSGAPRKVSGPLDSMGSAKFHGPPVVNSQAVTTLSQNDVYSFKRSFPKPILWAMILLFVMGFLAGGFILGAVHNAILLIVVVVLFGIVAALFVWNSCWGGSAVTGFITRYPDSELRTAKNGQYVKVSGRHVVDFYISDFQSGLRALVKTGYGAKVTPYVDESVVVDVDPLNSELSPEFIRWLRERNLSSDDRIMRLKEGYIKEGSTVSVIGVVQRNENVLMIVPPPDPFTTGCQWLKCIFPASLEGIVLRCEDASKVDAIPV
- the LOC132633592 gene encoding uncharacterized membrane protein At1g16860 isoform X2 → MGSRFPSHQLSNGLYVSGRPEQPKERTPTMTSAPMPYTGGDIKKSGELGKMFDIPVDVSKSRKSGPITSGPSRTGLYTGASSHSGPINSGAAARTSYSTSGPISSSGVPGAVSTKKSNSGPLSKHGEPIKKSSGPQSGGVTPTGRQHSGPQAPVLPATGLITSGPISSGPLNSSGAPRKVSGPLDSMGSAKFHGPPVVNSQAVTTLSQNDVYSFKRSFPKPILWAMILLFVMGFLAGGFILGAVHNAILLIVVVVLFGIVAALFVWNSCWGGSAVTGFITRYPDSELRTAKNGQYVKVSGVVTCGNVPLESSFQKVPRCVYTSTSLYEYRGWDSKAANPTHRRFTWGLRSSERHVVDFYISDFQSGLRALVKTGYGAKVTPYVDESVVVDVDPLNSELSPEFIRWLRERNLSSDDRIMRLKEGYIKEGSTVSVIGVVQRNENVLMIVPPPDPFTTGCQWLKCIFPASLEGIVLRCEDASKVDAIPV